One Candidatus Atribacteria bacterium genomic region harbors:
- a CDS encoding GntR family transcriptional regulator: MENILKIEGYELLSQKVYQVLKTEIIKGSLKPGTKLLENKMAEQLGVSRTPLREALKELAAEGFVKMTPNQGMMVSRFSIKDIQEVLQIRSILEGLAARLAAELIKKEEIKELEKYLKKMEFYTNKDDVLSFSEMDAEFHELILDICRNNRLIRLRKNISDHTHRYRIRSLGIPERLKYSLKEHQEIIEALKRKNPKQADRLSQKHIKNVLENLLAHHEDKEGKKL; encoded by the coding sequence ATGGAAAATATTTTGAAAATAGAAGGATATGAACTATTGAGTCAAAAAGTTTATCAGGTATTAAAGACAGAGATTATTAAAGGATCATTAAAGCCGGGAACTAAATTGTTAGAAAATAAAATGGCAGAACAATTAGGTGTGAGTCGGACTCCATTAAGGGAAGCCTTAAAGGAATTGGCTGCGGAAGGATTTGTTAAGATGACTCCCAATCAGGGAATGATGGTAAGTAGGTTTTCCATTAAAGATATTCAAGAAGTCCTGCAAATTCGTAGCATTTTGGAAGGTTTAGCAGCTCGTTTGGCAGCTGAACTAATTAAAAAAGAAGAAATTAAAGAATTAGAAAAATATCTTAAAAAGATGGAATTCTATACCAACAAAGACGATGTTTTATCGTTTAGTGAAATGGATGCGGAGTTTCATGAATTAATCTTAGATATCTGTAGGAATAATCGATTAATTCGACTTCGAAAAAATATTAGTGACCATACCCATAGGTATCGAATCAGGTCTCTAGGCATCCCAGAAAGACTGAAATATTCTCTAAAAGAACATCAAGAAATTATAGAAGCCTTAAAGAGAAAAAATCCCAAGCAAGCAGACAGATTAAGTCAGAAACATATTAAAAATGTGTTAGAAAATCTTTTAGCCCATCATGAGGATAAAGAAGGGAAAAAATTATAG
- a CDS encoding fumarate hydratase yields the protein MRKIKANQIKDKVKELFLKANFYINTDLTQRLKKALEDETSPIGKYVLKMIIENNKIASTEEVPICQDTGLAVVFVEVGQEVYLSDGNFVEAINQGVREAYQEGYLRKSVVNDPVYERKNTTSNTPAIIYTDIVPGDKIKFLVMPKGFGSENMSALSMLKPADRPEGIIDFVVETVKKAGPNPCPPTIIGVGIGGTADQAMVIAKKAIARKIGEHNKNEKYAVMEKEVLEKINNLGVGPAGLGGKTTSLAINIDYLPTHIAGMPVAINICCHAARHAKGIL from the coding sequence ATGCGCAAAATTAAAGCCAATCAGATCAAAGATAAAGTAAAAGAACTATTCCTCAAAGCTAATTTTTATATAAATACTGACCTTACTCAACGTTTGAAGAAAGCCTTAGAAGATGAAACTTCCCCTATAGGGAAATATGTCCTAAAGATGATTATTGAAAATAATAAGATCGCCTCAACAGAAGAGGTGCCTATTTGTCAAGATACTGGACTGGCGGTAGTATTTGTAGAAGTAGGTCAGGAAGTTTATCTAAGTGATGGTAATTTTGTCGAAGCTATCAATCAGGGAGTTAGAGAAGCCTATCAGGAAGGATACCTCAGAAAATCAGTGGTGAATGACCCGGTATATGAAAGAAAGAATACCACATCTAATACCCCGGCGATTATCTATACCGATATTGTACCAGGAGATAAAATAAAATTTTTAGTAATGCCTAAAGGATTCGGCAGTGAGAATATGAGTGCTCTATCCATGTTAAAACCAGCTGATAGACCAGAAGGAATCATTGATTTTGTAGTAGAAACAGTAAAGAAGGCCGGTCCCAACCCTTGTCCTCCAACTATAATCGGAGTAGGGATAGGTGGAACTGCCGATCAAGCCATGGTCATCGCCAAAAAAGCCATTGCCCGTAAGATAGGTGAGCACAACAAAAACGAAAAATATGCAGTTATGGAAAAAGAGGTTTTGGAGAAGATAAATAACTTGGGAGTTGGCCCGGCAGGACTGGGAGGAAAAACTACGAGCTTAGCAATAAACATTGACTACCTTCCCACCCATATAGCCGGTATGCCGGTAGCAATAAATATCTGTTGTCATGCCGCCCGACATGCCAAAGGAATATTATAA
- a CDS encoding Fe-S-containing hydro-lyase, whose product MKNIIKITTPLNIAEIVNLKAGDFVTITGNIYAARDAVHKRFFGLIEKGENLPIDLKGQIIFYAGPTPAKPGNSCGSVGPTTSYRMDPYTPELLDRGLKGMIGKGLRSQEVIESMKKNQAVYFAAVGGAAALIAKSIKKSEIIAYEDLGAEAVFRFYVKDFPAIVVIDSVGNNLYETEPPKYVKQ is encoded by the coding sequence ATGAAAAATATTATTAAAATAACTACACCTTTGAATATAGCAGAAATTGTTAATTTAAAAGCCGGGGATTTTGTAACTATTACTGGAAATATTTATGCTGCCAGAGATGCTGTCCACAAAAGGTTTTTTGGGTTAATTGAAAAAGGGGAAAACCTTCCCATAGATCTAAAAGGACAAATTATTTTTTATGCCGGTCCAACTCCTGCTAAACCAGGGAATTCTTGCGGCTCTGTCGGTCCTACTACCAGCTATAGAATGGATCCCTACACTCCGGAATTATTGGATAGAGGCCTGAAAGGGATGATCGGTAAAGGACTCCGTTCCCAGGAGGTCATTGAAAGCATGAAGAAGAACCAAGCAGTCTATTTTGCAGCTGTAGGGGGAGCAGCTGCTCTCATTGCTAAAAGTATAAAAAAATCTGAAATCATAGCTTATGAAGATTTAGGAGCAGAAGCGGTCTTTAGATTTTATGTTAAAGATTTTCCTGCGATAGTAGTGATAGATTCTGTAGGTAATAATCTCTATGAAACCGAACCACCAAAATATGTAAAACAATAA
- a CDS encoding NAD-dependent malic enzyme, whose product MNIYEEALKLHEENRGKIEVISKIKVKNMHDLAVVYTPGVAEPCRKIHEKTSEVYRYTSKGNMVAVISDGTAVLGLGDIGPEAALPVMEGKAVLFKHFAGVDAFPICLDTKDPDKIVEAVTLIAPSFGGINLEDISAPRCFEIEERLKKILNIPVFHDDQHGTAIVVLSGLINALKVVGKDLDQIKVVVNGAGASAIAVLKFLMSAGVKHAILCDSKGTIYKGRKENMNPVKEAMSKVTNHEKIKGTLSDAIKGADVFLGLSTAGVLKPEMVKSMASDAIVFAMANPTPEIMPDLAKAAGARIVCTGRSDFPNQVNNCLGFPAIFKGALKVRASQINEKMKLAAAYALASLISEDELSEDNVIADAFDPRVVERESEAVAQAAIESGVARI is encoded by the coding sequence ATGAACATTTATGAAGAGGCCTTAAAACTACATGAAGAGAACAGAGGAAAGATTGAAGTCATTAGTAAAATTAAAGTAAAAAATATGCACGACCTGGCAGTAGTTTATACTCCCGGTGTGGCTGAGCCCTGTAGAAAAATTCACGAAAAAACTTCGGAGGTTTATCGCTATACCTCAAAGGGCAATATGGTCGCTGTGATCAGTGACGGAACTGCTGTCTTAGGTTTAGGCGATATTGGCCCGGAGGCTGCCCTACCGGTCATGGAAGGCAAAGCTGTCCTCTTCAAACACTTTGCTGGTGTTGATGCCTTTCCTATCTGTCTTGATACCAAAGATCCGGATAAGATAGTAGAGGCCGTTACTCTAATTGCCCCTTCCTTTGGTGGAATCAATTTAGAGGATATCTCTGCCCCTCGTTGTTTTGAAATAGAAGAGAGATTAAAAAAAATACTAAATATTCCGGTCTTTCATGATGATCAGCACGGCACGGCCATCGTGGTGTTATCCGGTTTAATAAATGCATTAAAGGTAGTAGGAAAGGATTTAGACCAGATAAAAGTAGTCGTCAACGGAGCCGGAGCATCAGCCATAGCCGTCTTAAAATTCCTGATGTCTGCCGGAGTCAAACATGCCATTCTTTGTGATTCTAAAGGTACTATCTATAAAGGTAGAAAAGAGAATATGAATCCGGTCAAAGAAGCCATGTCGAAAGTCACCAACCATGAAAAGATCAAAGGAACTCTATCCGATGCGATAAAAGGAGCTGATGTCTTCTTAGGTCTTTCTACAGCCGGTGTCTTAAAACCGGAGATGGTCAAATCTATGGCCTCTGATGCTATCGTCTTTGCCATGGCCAATCCGACTCCCGAGATCATGCCCGATCTCGCTAAGGCTGCCGGAGCACGTATTGTCTGTACCGGACGTTCTGATTTTCCTAATCAGGTAAACAATTGCCTTGGTTTCCCGGCTATCTTCAAAGGAGCACTAAAGGTCAGAGCCAGCCAGATCAACGAGAAGATGAAACTAGCCGCTGCCTATGCCCTGGCCTCCCTCATCTCAGAGGATGAATTAAGTGAGGATAATGTCATTGCTGATGCCTTCGATCCCCGGGTAGTAGAGAGGGAATCAGAAGCAGTAGCACAGGCTGCCATAGAGAGTGGAGTGGCAAGAATCTAA
- the larA gene encoding nickel-dependent lactate racemase, with protein MKLQYGKEEIQLPIQDKHVIQILNPKKQKVLLYPENRLKELFKNPINSSSLKDLVNQKKARKVLIIVNDITRPTPYEVILPPLLDELHQIGIKKENIVFMIATGIHRSNSPEEIKKIFGENIFSTYNFINHDCDDPHLKELGNLKSGNKLWVNQIILDSDLIITTGVIVPHYFAGFSGGRKSILPGICGRKTIEGNHANMVHPHALAGNLKGNPVHEEMQEAAEKVGVDFNINVVTNEKHKIVEIVAGELLTSWQQGVEKCRQTYICPIEKKADVVIASAGGYPKDINVYQAQKALDNAYQAVKLGGTIILLAECSEGYGEDTFKRWIEEANSIDDIFHRLNKKFVLGGHKAFGIARVVKEVEVILISSLPPEKVRKLFFIPMENITQALNYVKEKYGEDFQAYILPSGNTVVPQIT; from the coding sequence ATGAAGCTACAATATGGCAAAGAGGAAATTCAATTACCAATACAAGATAAGCATGTTATCCAAATACTCAATCCAAAGAAACAAAAGGTTTTATTATATCCGGAAAATAGATTAAAAGAACTTTTCAAAAATCCGATAAACAGTTCTTCTTTAAAAGATCTGGTGAACCAGAAAAAAGCCAGGAAGGTTTTGATCATAGTAAACGATATTACCAGACCTACACCTTATGAAGTCATTTTACCTCCTTTATTGGATGAATTGCATCAAATAGGAATAAAAAAAGAAAATATAGTTTTTATGATAGCTACCGGAATACATCGCAGTAACTCTCCGGAAGAAATAAAAAAAATATTCGGGGAAAATATTTTTTCTACTTATAATTTCATTAATCATGACTGTGATGATCCACACTTAAAAGAGTTGGGTAATTTGAAAAGCGGCAATAAATTATGGGTTAACCAGATTATCTTGGATAGTGATTTAATTATTACCACCGGGGTAATAGTACCTCATTATTTTGCCGGTTTTTCCGGAGGAAGAAAATCCATTCTTCCCGGTATTTGTGGAAGAAAGACTATTGAAGGCAATCATGCCAACATGGTCCACCCCCATGCCCTGGCTGGAAACCTGAAAGGTAATCCGGTACATGAAGAGATGCAGGAAGCAGCAGAGAAAGTAGGTGTAGATTTTAACATTAATGTGGTAACTAATGAGAAACACAAAATAGTAGAAATTGTTGCAGGAGAATTATTGACTTCATGGCAGCAGGGAGTAGAGAAATGCAGACAAACCTATATCTGTCCTATTGAAAAAAAAGCAGACGTCGTCATTGCTAGTGCGGGGGGTTACCCTAAAGATATTAATGTTTATCAAGCTCAGAAAGCCTTAGATAATGCTTATCAGGCAGTAAAACTCGGAGGTACCATTATATTACTTGCTGAGTGTTCCGAGGGATACGGAGAAGATACTTTTAAAAGGTGGATAGAAGAAGCCAATTCTATAGATGATATTTTTCATCGGTTAAATAAAAAATTTGTCTTAGGCGGCCATAAAGCTTTTGGAATTGCCAGAGTGGTAAAAGAAGTAGAAGTAATTTTAATTTCTTCCCTGCCTCCGGAAAAAGTCCGTAAATTATTTTTTATTCCCATGGAGAATATTACCCAAGCTTTAAATTATGTCAAAGAGAAGTACGGTGAAGATTTTCAGGCTTACATTCTCCCCTCGGGAAATACCGTTGTACCTCAAATAACTTAA
- a CDS encoding 3-isopropylmalate dehydratase large subunit — protein MHPLYRILARAANREWVNPGEFIVAKVDLTEINDLYLQVILSFKEMGGSKVWDPQKITFVMDHYAPAPNIEAAENQKRMREFAKEQGIKYFFDINCGVCHQVLPEAGLVWPDMVLVATDSHTTIHGAFGAFSTGIGATDMAAVLLTGKIWFRVPEIINIKIQGKIRKGVMAKDIILYIISQLGTEGALYKAIEFDGETVKEMSLDERLVLCNMSVEMGAKATYIRPDEKVMEYLSEVSPEKYKEYQTMKFKDDENSADYESVYNFDISDLEPQVALPHRVDNVVPVSQAKGKQIQQALIGTCTGGRINDIKVVAQILKGKKISSSVRLLIIPASHKTLQKCIELGYIQTLLNAGATLVTPSCGPCLGAHEGILSSDDSCVSTSSRNFPGRMGSTEAKIFLSSPATAAASVLKGVITDPREFL, from the coding sequence ATGCATCCTTTATATCGAATTTTAGCACGTGCTGCAAATCGAGAATGGGTTAATCCTGGTGAATTTATTGTGGCTAAAGTAGATTTAACAGAGATAAACGACCTTTACCTGCAAGTTATATTATCATTTAAAGAAATGGGAGGCAGTAAAGTTTGGGACCCCCAAAAAATCACCTTTGTAATGGACCATTATGCCCCTGCCCCTAATATTGAAGCTGCAGAGAATCAAAAGAGAATGCGTGAATTTGCCAAAGAACAGGGGATAAAATATTTTTTTGATATTAACTGCGGAGTTTGTCATCAGGTCTTACCGGAGGCAGGTTTAGTCTGGCCGGATATGGTCCTGGTTGCCACGGATTCCCACACGACTATTCACGGGGCTTTTGGTGCTTTTTCAACCGGTATCGGCGCAACAGATATGGCAGCAGTTTTACTCACCGGAAAAATATGGTTTAGGGTTCCGGAAATCATCAACATCAAGATACAGGGGAAAATAAGAAAAGGTGTTATGGCGAAAGATATTATCCTTTATATTATTTCTCAACTCGGAACAGAGGGTGCTTTATATAAAGCGATAGAATTTGACGGAGAAACAGTAAAAGAGATGTCTTTGGATGAGCGATTAGTTCTCTGTAATATGTCAGTGGAAATGGGAGCGAAAGCAACCTATATCCGACCGGATGAAAAAGTCATGGAATATCTGTCCGAAGTTAGTCCGGAAAAGTATAAAGAATACCAAACGATGAAGTTTAAAGATGATGAAAACAGTGCAGATTATGAATCGGTTTATAATTTTGATATTTCTGATCTTGAACCTCAGGTTGCTCTTCCACATAGAGTGGATAATGTGGTCCCTGTTTCTCAAGCAAAGGGAAAACAGATTCAGCAGGCTTTAATTGGGACCTGTACCGGAGGAAGAATAAATGATATAAAAGTGGTCGCACAAATTTTAAAAGGTAAAAAAATATCCTCTTCTGTCAGATTGCTTATTATTCCCGCTTCTCATAAAACATTACAAAAGTGCATTGAATTAGGATATATTCAAACTTTACTAAATGCAGGTGCAACCCTGGTAACACCTTCCTGTGGTCCATGCCTGGGCGCCCATGAAGGTATTTTATCCTCAGATGACTCCTGTGTATCTACTTCCAGCAGGAATTTCCCCGGAAGGATGGGTAGTACAGAAGCAAAAATATTTTTATCTTCTCCGGCTACCGCAGCTGCATCAGTCCTAAAAGGGGTTATAACAGATCCTCGAGAATTTTTATAA
- a CDS encoding 3-isopropylmalate dehydratase encodes MIKGKVFKVGNDIDTDQIFPGRYLYLTSPEEVAVHAMEDAIPDFYKKIEGEDWVIAAGKNFGCGSSREQAPRAILYAGIKAVVAESFGRIFYRNAVNVGLSVIKYPDIFKEVNQSDSIKINLQDGFIVLYNPERKIPIEKYPAQLLTILKSGGLIPYLKKYGKYAHFIDKL; translated from the coding sequence ATAATAAAGGGAAAAGTTTTTAAAGTAGGAAATGATATTGATACAGACCAGATATTTCCGGGCAGATATCTTTATCTTACTTCTCCAGAAGAGGTGGCTGTGCATGCTATGGAGGATGCTATTCCGGATTTTTATAAAAAGATAGAAGGAGAGGATTGGGTAATAGCCGCCGGGAAAAATTTTGGATGTGGTTCCAGTAGAGAGCAGGCTCCTCGGGCTATTCTGTACGCCGGAATCAAGGCAGTGGTAGCTGAATCTTTTGGCCGAATTTTTTATCGTAATGCCGTCAATGTTGGCTTATCAGTTATAAAATATCCGGATATATTTAAAGAAGTTAATCAAAGTGATTCTATAAAGATCAATCTTCAAGATGGCTTTATTGTTCTATATAATCCGGAGAGAAAAATACCCATTGAAAAATACCCTGCCCAACTTCTAACTATTTTAAAAAGCGGAGGATTAATTCCTTATTTAAAGAAATACGGAAAATATGCTCACTTTATCGATAAACTGTAA
- a CDS encoding LL-diaminopimelate aminotransferase, with the protein MKIAQRIQTIPPYLFAEIDKKKEEAIKRGVDIINLGIGDPDQPTPNHIIEKLRESVKDPKTHDYPPYAGITEFRQAVASWYKKRFRVDLDPDKEVMALIGSKEGIAHIFLAFIDPGDFSLIPDPGYPVYKTGTLFANGFPYIMPLLEENDFLPDLEEIDEEIAQRAKLMFINYPNNPTAAVANKDFFEKVVKFAKKYDILVCHDFAYSEMTFDHYRANSFLEVEGAKEVGIEFHSLSKTYNMTGWRLGFAVGNKEAVSALSIIKTNIDSGVFKAIQRAGVEALSGPQDNIQKMNEIYTGRRNIVVNGLNELGWHLKPTKATFYLWIPTLNKMKSVDFANLLLEKTGIIVTPGIGYGEYGEGYVRIALTVEEKRLEEAIGRMKKVDFTKK; encoded by the coding sequence ATGAAAATTGCCCAAAGAATACAAACTATTCCACCTTATTTATTTGCAGAAATTGATAAGAAAAAAGAAGAAGCTATAAAAAGAGGAGTGGATATTATCAACTTGGGTATAGGCGACCCTGACCAACCTACTCCTAATCATATCATTGAAAAATTAAGAGAAAGTGTTAAAGACCCTAAAACCCATGATTACCCGCCCTATGCGGGAATAACTGAATTCAGACAGGCAGTTGCCTCATGGTATAAAAAAAGATTTAGGGTTGACTTAGACCCGGATAAAGAGGTGATGGCTCTTATCGGCTCTAAAGAAGGTATAGCTCATATCTTTCTTGCCTTTATAGACCCGGGAGATTTCAGTCTTATACCTGATCCCGGTTACCCGGTCTATAAAACAGGGACTCTATTTGCTAATGGTTTCCCTTATATCATGCCGCTATTAGAAGAAAATGATTTTTTACCTGACTTAGAAGAAATAGATGAAGAGATTGCACAAAGAGCTAAATTAATGTTTATCAACTACCCTAATAACCCTACTGCTGCAGTAGCTAATAAAGATTTTTTTGAAAAGGTCGTCAAATTTGCTAAAAAATATGATATCCTGGTTTGTCATGATTTTGCTTATTCCGAAATGACCTTTGATCATTATCGGGCTAACAGTTTTTTAGAAGTAGAAGGGGCTAAAGAGGTGGGCATAGAATTTCATTCCTTATCCAAAACTTATAATATGACCGGCTGGAGATTGGGTTTTGCAGTAGGAAACAAAGAAGCCGTTTCCGCCCTGTCAATAATAAAAACGAACATTGATTCCGGCGTTTTCAAAGCTATTCAAAGAGCTGGAGTAGAAGCCCTGTCTGGACCTCAGGACAATATTCAAAAAATGAATGAAATCTATACCGGAAGACGGAATATAGTCGTTAATGGACTAAATGAATTAGGATGGCATTTAAAGCCAACCAAAGCTACTTTTTACCTGTGGATTCCTACTTTAAATAAAATGAAATCCGTGGACTTTGCTAATCTTTTATTAGAAAAAACAGGGATAATCGTAACCCCGGGAATCGGTTACGGAGAATATGGAGAAGGATATGTAAGAATTGCTTTAACTGTTGAGGAAAAAAGATTAGAAGAAGCGATAGGAAGAATGAAAAAAGTAGATTTTACCAAAAAGTAA
- a CDS encoding diaminopimelate epimerase, whose translation MKIDFVKMHGLGNDFILINCLSKPLGDSSFLSYLAKRLCNRHFGIGADGLILISPSSKADLKMRIFNADGTEAQMCGNGIRCFAKYAYENKLIFKIQFTVETLAGIITPELILKGKEISGIKVDMGIPKLERKEIPMEGENALTVVDETLKIDSKYIFQITCVSMGNPHCITFVNDVQSIPVEEIGSKIENHPLFPEKTNVEFIQVLNKQEINFRVWERGAGETLACGTGACAALVAAVLNKKTDRKAVIHLPGGDLDIQWTDNGHVYMTGPAELAFKGEMEI comes from the coding sequence ATGAAAATAGATTTTGTTAAAATGCATGGATTGGGGAATGATTTTATTCTAATAAACTGTTTAAGCAAACCGTTGGGCGATTCATCATTCCTATCTTACCTGGCTAAAAGGCTTTGTAATCGACACTTTGGAATAGGGGCAGATGGATTGATATTGATCTCGCCTTCATCTAAGGCAGATTTAAAAATGAGAATTTTTAATGCCGACGGAACGGAAGCTCAAATGTGCGGAAATGGCATTAGGTGTTTCGCTAAATATGCCTACGAAAATAAATTAATATTTAAAATTCAATTTACGGTAGAGACCTTAGCAGGTATTATAACTCCCGAATTAATCTTGAAAGGAAAAGAAATATCGGGAATTAAAGTAGATATGGGTATTCCAAAATTAGAGAGAAAAGAAATTCCTATGGAAGGAGAAAATGCCCTCACAGTAGTAGATGAAACCTTAAAAATTGATTCTAAATATATTTTCCAAATTACTTGTGTTTCCATGGGAAATCCTCATTGTATAACCTTCGTCAATGATGTACAATCTATACCAGTAGAGGAAATTGGCTCAAAAATAGAGAATCACCCCCTCTTCCCTGAAAAAACCAATGTAGAGTTTATCCAAGTTTTAAATAAACAAGAGATAAACTTTAGAGTATGGGAAAGAGGAGCTGGAGAGACTCTGGCTTGCGGAACCGGAGCATGTGCGGCCTTGGTAGCGGCAGTTTTGAATAAAAAAACCGACCGGAAAGCTGTCATTCACTTGCCAGGCGGTGATTTAGATATTCAGTGGACTGATAATGGCCATGTGTATATGACCGGACCAGCAGAATTAGCATTTAAGGGAGAAATGGAAATTTAA
- a CDS encoding 4-hydroxy-tetrahydrodipicolinate reductase: MIKVIVCGGCGKMGSKVAQLICQDKETELTGIIESSSHPDMGKDWGVTLGMGETGIFINDNLEDIIRNADQIVEFTNPQVSLEHLKIISKYKKPMIMGTTGFSSKEIEIINQLAQGIPFLLSPNMSLGVNILFKLAAETAAALGDNYDIEIVETHHRFKKDAPSGTAKKLAQQIAKIKGINLDEAVIYGREGIVGERKKGEICIHSIRGGDISGEHTVIFSTLGERLELTHKAHSRDTFAYGTIQAIKFMKDKPAGFYQMKDVLKIK; this comes from the coding sequence ATGATTAAAGTCATTGTCTGTGGTGGCTGCGGGAAGATGGGTTCAAAGGTCGCACAGTTAATTTGCCAAGACAAAGAAACGGAATTGACAGGAATAATTGAATCCTCTTCTCATCCTGATATGGGAAAAGATTGGGGAGTGACTCTCGGTATGGGAGAAACTGGGATATTTATTAATGATAATCTGGAAGATATCATTCGGAATGCCGATCAAATAGTTGAATTTACCAATCCCCAAGTCTCTTTGGAGCATTTGAAAATTATCTCCAAATATAAAAAACCTATGATTATGGGGACTACCGGCTTTTCTTCTAAAGAAATCGAAATAATTAATCAATTAGCCCAGGGCATTCCTTTTCTTCTTTCACCAAACATGTCTTTAGGAGTAAATATACTCTTTAAACTTGCTGCTGAAACTGCTGCTGCTCTCGGCGATAATTACGATATAGAAATCGTAGAAACCCATCATCGTTTTAAAAAAGATGCCCCCAGTGGAACGGCAAAAAAATTAGCCCAACAAATTGCCAAAATCAAAGGAATAAATCTGGATGAAGCAGTAATATATGGCAGAGAAGGAATAGTCGGAGAAAGGAAGAAGGGAGAAATCTGTATCCACTCGATTCGAGGAGGAGATATTTCCGGTGAACATACGGTGATCTTTAGCACCTTAGGTGAGAGATTAGAATTAACCCATAAGGCACATAGTCGTGACACTTTTGCCTATGGCACCATTCAAGCAATAAAATTTATGAAAGATAAGCCTGCTGGATTTTACCAAATGAAAGATGTACTGAAGATAAAGTAG
- a CDS encoding 4-hydroxy-tetrahydrodipicolinate synthase, producing the protein MFKGSLVAMITPFKENGKIDENGIKELVEFHIKNGTDGIVPCGTTGESPTLSHEEHKKVVELTIKAAAGRIPVIAGTGSNSTWEALDLTSHAKENGADGALVVVPYYNKPTQRGLYLHYKKLAEEIDIPIIVYNVPSRTGVNMLPETLAELAELKNIVAVKEASGNLDQMTQIVELCGDKITLLSGDDKLLLPVLSIGGKGVISVVANIIPRDVSDMVREFEERNYQKAKEIFLSKVYPLSNAMFYETNPIPVKTSVRLMGMPSGELRLPLSPMSESNLTKLKADLIKFGLLEG; encoded by the coding sequence ATGTTTAAAGGATCTCTTGTAGCTATGATCACCCCATTTAAAGAAAACGGGAAAATTGATGAAAACGGAATAAAAGAATTAGTGGAGTTTCATATTAAAAATGGAACTGATGGTATTGTCCCCTGTGGCACCACCGGGGAATCGCCTACTCTCTCACATGAAGAACATAAAAAAGTAGTGGAATTAACCATAAAAGCAGCAGCGGGAAGAATTCCGGTCATTGCCGGAACCGGTTCCAACAGTACCTGGGAAGCTCTTGACTTAACTTCCCATGCAAAAGAAAACGGTGCTGATGGAGCCCTTGTAGTTGTCCCTTATTACAATAAACCTACTCAAAGAGGATTGTATCTGCATTATAAAAAATTAGCCGAAGAAATTGATATACCCATCATCGTCTATAACGTCCCCTCTCGAACCGGAGTGAATATGTTGCCTGAAACTTTAGCAGAATTAGCAGAGTTAAAAAATATTGTAGCAGTAAAAGAAGCCAGTGGAAATTTAGATCAGATGACCCAGATCGTTGAATTGTGTGGAGATAAAATCACCCTTCTCTCCGGAGATGACAAATTATTACTCCCTGTGCTATCCATAGGAGGAAAAGGGGTAATCTCGGTGGTCGCCAATATTATCCCCCGGGATGTTTCTGATATGGTTAGAGAATTCGAAGAAAGAAATTACCAGAAAGCTAAAGAAATTTTCTTATCTAAAGTCTATCCTTTGAGCAATGCTATGTTTTACGAAACTAATCCTATCCCGGTTAAAACCAGTGTCCGCTTAATGGGAATGCCCTCCGGTGAATTACGATTACCCTTGTCTCCCATGAGTGAAAGTAATTTAACCAAATTAAAAGCAGACTTAATAAAATTCGGCTTATTGGAGGGATAA